From Humisphaera borealis, the proteins below share one genomic window:
- a CDS encoding serine/threonine-protein kinase, whose protein sequence is MAISPLQDPYLRDVPTVDGYKVLEPAVIVEKLPEGGMAAVYRGMHLDLKVEVAVKVLKRTGESAYSAQAVARFRQEAEQAARLNDPNLVRIYDFPANRLGLLYLVMEYIDGETLESRIHRKGRLHPHEAATIAMLATRGLHNAHSEGVIHRDIKPPNILLSKKGKVKVTDLGIAKAQDSAAMGMTQEITLLGTPQYMSPELWRGARFASAASDVFAMGATLAFMLTGRHVLDGQDAQEIMHRVLTEGFPDLGKIAADTPPALVEITRLCTLTDPRQRITVEALLAQLGTVIAGYGGEFPLADPKAGATVQPLSPTRFPSRGDLEVIRKKIDEIDAALSEPKPVPRTMRVTDDPSTAAAAMQAFLGEQQKPKAPVPRTPPPPPAPRQVIQPQQPPQTKKPEPAYVAPASYPPTSQHPPAQVYFGPAGKGRKQKKKSGVGGALFVLLLLALIAGTGVFAVQEGWLAQLQAYLTKNDPPATQPTTQSATQPTTRTALWDPATRPVSAATQAIANAATQSVATSQPAVATTRPTIPATQHLVATTRPVATQPVVIGPATRPENPLGKTPDLVATRPATTRPIEVATTKPVGPVVNPLENKNPPDKPVVGMTAYEVSKKAIADDVRQGNWNSALTRLAELRRLAVLESKTADFATSADSVLTAFRADQSILSLRRKNYPTLETLMQPAFAEGSSVAALLMAEFWLDYEGAGATKRLRALDDTNGFAQVVRFLEQVKPASPQAAEAKKYLHDARLRQVDHLADKKNWAGLVAWLSEIPVDELTKMRDAGQSAPYAQAMQTVGDQLQRLWTENKDLAERQQIVRDPRPLAPFANAGSVPAAILLAESLLRYQGEGPARRMVSTDAEGSFARIIELCVKAQASTDPAISAAAGAYLFDAYAASVADAGLKKNWATAVDSLARGIVPLTGDQRTAWMKLAEKTLMDFRADAADLDKRRETYPDLTNQLEPLALGKVHAAMLVQSERYMSFDKATPPRVSPVAGDPEFRLTLDLLSKVIEAPATPADVRAAALDRQWDVYAYYARKSLDEKRADRTLDKLKLVAKCDATETRISDYAALVDEIWPPNEPKVAPQRVTLAEDLMQIKENERGTRSVGEKRPAILGGIRALMMKTRDSVDARSRARANGLLGEVTLATPGAKASEAFAFFKDGCRVERQGELADPIALMGLALFWSLNDQELAHANYADPLFEELRQVQALQRTLKTLALYREAARSTDKYANFLAGQYTWLALKRSPTNTQLTETYLKAAIDRGHVRARAYLNVVRSGGE, encoded by the coding sequence ATGGCCATCTCGCCGTTACAAGATCCTTACCTTCGCGACGTGCCGACGGTCGACGGGTACAAAGTACTCGAGCCCGCCGTCATCGTGGAGAAACTGCCGGAAGGCGGCATGGCCGCCGTCTATCGCGGCATGCACCTCGATCTCAAGGTCGAGGTGGCGGTCAAGGTGCTCAAGCGCACCGGCGAGAGCGCCTACAGCGCCCAGGCCGTCGCACGGTTTCGCCAGGAAGCCGAGCAGGCCGCACGGCTGAACGACCCCAACCTCGTCCGCATCTACGATTTTCCCGCCAATCGCCTGGGTCTGCTCTACCTGGTGATGGAGTACATCGACGGCGAAACGCTGGAGAGCCGCATCCATCGCAAAGGCCGGCTGCACCCGCACGAAGCCGCCACCATCGCGATGCTCGCGACCCGCGGCCTGCACAACGCCCATAGCGAAGGCGTCATCCATCGCGACATCAAGCCGCCGAACATCCTGCTGAGCAAGAAGGGGAAGGTGAAAGTCACCGACCTCGGCATCGCCAAGGCACAGGACTCGGCGGCAATGGGCATGACGCAGGAGATCACCCTCCTGGGCACGCCACAGTACATGTCGCCGGAACTGTGGCGCGGGGCACGGTTCGCGTCGGCGGCCAGCGATGTGTTTGCAATGGGCGCGACGCTGGCGTTCATGCTCACCGGGCGACACGTGCTCGACGGGCAGGACGCGCAGGAGATCATGCACCGCGTGCTTACCGAGGGGTTCCCGGACCTCGGCAAGATTGCCGCCGACACACCGCCGGCACTGGTCGAGATCACCCGACTGTGCACGCTGACGGACCCCCGGCAGCGCATTACCGTCGAAGCGCTGCTGGCCCAGTTGGGCACCGTTATCGCAGGCTACGGCGGTGAGTTTCCGCTGGCCGACCCCAAGGCAGGCGCGACGGTCCAGCCCCTGTCGCCCACCCGGTTCCCCAGTCGCGGCGACCTGGAAGTCATCCGCAAGAAGATCGATGAGATCGACGCGGCATTGTCCGAGCCCAAGCCCGTGCCGCGGACCATGCGGGTGACGGACGACCCGTCGACCGCCGCGGCGGCGATGCAGGCATTTCTCGGCGAGCAGCAGAAGCCCAAGGCGCCAGTCCCGCGCACGCCGCCGCCCCCGCCGGCGCCACGGCAGGTCATCCAGCCGCAGCAGCCGCCACAAACCAAAAAGCCCGAGCCCGCCTACGTGGCCCCGGCCAGCTATCCGCCGACGTCGCAGCATCCGCCGGCCCAGGTCTACTTCGGACCGGCCGGCAAGGGCCGAAAGCAGAAGAAAAAGAGTGGCGTAGGCGGCGCGCTGTTCGTGCTGCTGCTGCTGGCGCTGATCGCCGGCACCGGCGTTTTTGCGGTGCAGGAGGGTTGGCTGGCGCAGCTGCAGGCGTATCTGACGAAGAACGACCCGCCTGCCACTCAACCGACCACACAGTCCGCCACACAGCCGACGACCCGGACGGCGTTGTGGGACCCGGCGACGCGGCCCGTCAGCGCCGCCACGCAGGCGATCGCGAATGCGGCCACACAGTCGGTCGCAACGTCGCAACCCGCCGTCGCGACGACGCGCCCGACAATTCCGGCCACCCAACACTTGGTGGCGACTACCCGACCCGTCGCGACACAGCCGGTCGTCATCGGCCCGGCCACCCGGCCGGAAAACCCGCTCGGCAAAACGCCTGACCTTGTCGCCACCCGACCCGCGACGACGCGCCCGATCGAGGTCGCCACCACCAAGCCCGTCGGCCCGGTCGTGAATCCGCTCGAGAACAAGAACCCACCGGACAAGCCGGTCGTCGGCATGACGGCGTACGAGGTCTCGAAGAAGGCGATCGCCGATGACGTCCGCCAGGGCAATTGGAACTCGGCACTCACCCGCCTGGCCGAGCTGCGCCGGCTCGCCGTGCTCGAAAGCAAAACCGCCGACTTCGCGACCTCCGCCGACAGCGTGCTGACGGCGTTCCGTGCCGACCAGTCGATCCTGAGCCTCCGCCGCAAGAACTACCCCACGCTCGAAACGCTGATGCAGCCGGCGTTCGCCGAGGGGTCCAGCGTCGCGGCGCTGTTGATGGCGGAGTTCTGGCTCGACTACGAAGGTGCCGGGGCGACCAAGCGGCTGCGCGCCCTCGACGACACCAACGGTTTCGCCCAGGTCGTTCGCTTTCTCGAACAGGTCAAGCCCGCCAGCCCGCAGGCGGCCGAGGCGAAGAAATACCTGCACGATGCGCGCCTGCGACAGGTCGATCATCTGGCCGACAAGAAGAACTGGGCGGGCCTGGTCGCCTGGCTGTCGGAGATCCCGGTCGACGAACTGACCAAGATGCGCGACGCCGGCCAGAGCGCACCTTACGCTCAGGCGATGCAGACCGTCGGCGACCAGTTGCAGCGCCTCTGGACCGAAAACAAGGACCTGGCCGAACGACAGCAGATCGTCCGCGACCCGCGACCGCTCGCCCCGTTCGCCAATGCCGGCAGCGTTCCGGCGGCCATCCTGCTGGCCGAATCGCTGCTGCGCTACCAGGGCGAAGGCCCTGCCCGGCGGATGGTCAGCACCGACGCCGAAGGCAGCTTCGCCCGCATTATCGAGCTCTGCGTCAAGGCACAGGCCAGCACCGACCCGGCGATTTCCGCCGCCGCGGGCGCTTATCTCTTCGACGCTTATGCCGCCTCAGTCGCCGATGCGGGTTTGAAGAAGAACTGGGCCACCGCCGTGGACAGCCTGGCCCGGGGCATCGTGCCGCTGACCGGCGATCAGCGGACGGCGTGGATGAAGCTTGCGGAAAAGACGCTGATGGATTTCCGCGCCGACGCCGCCGACCTGGACAAACGCCGGGAGACCTACCCGGACCTGACGAACCAGCTCGAGCCCTTGGCTCTGGGCAAGGTGCATGCGGCGATGCTGGTGCAGTCGGAGCGGTACATGAGCTTCGACAAGGCGACACCACCGCGGGTATCGCCGGTGGCCGGCGATCCGGAGTTCCGGCTGACGCTGGACCTGCTGTCGAAGGTGATCGAAGCCCCCGCCACGCCGGCCGATGTGCGGGCCGCCGCACTGGACCGCCAGTGGGACGTCTACGCCTACTACGCCCGCAAGTCGCTCGATGAGAAGCGCGCCGATCGCACGCTCGACAAGCTGAAGCTGGTCGCCAAGTGCGATGCGACCGAAACGCGTATCAGCGATTACGCCGCGCTGGTGGATGAAATCTGGCCGCCGAACGAACCGAAGGTGGCACCGCAGCGGGTCACGCTCGCCGAAGACCTGATGCAGATCAAGGAGAACGAACGCGGAACAAGGTCGGTCGGCGAGAAGCGGCCGGCGATCCTCGGCGGCATTCGCGCGCTGATGATGAAGACGCGCGACTCGGTCGATGCCAGGAGCCGGGCCCGCGCCAACGGCCTGCTCGGCGAAGTCACGCTCGCCACGCCGGGTGCCAAGGCCTCGGAGGCGTTCGCGTTCTTCAAGGACGGCTGCCGCGTCGAACGCCAGGGCGAACTGGCCGACCCGATCGCGCTGATGGGCCTGGCGCTGTTCTGGTCGCTGAACGATCAGGAACTGGCGCACGCCAACTACGCCGACCCGCTCTTCGAAGAGTTGCGACAGGTTCAGGCGCTCCAGCGGACGCTCAAGACGCTGGCCCTGTACCGCGAGGCGGCCCGATCCACCGACAAGTACGCCAACTTCCTAGCCGGGCAGTACACCTGGCTGGCGTTGAAGCGTTCGCCGACCAACACGCAGCTGACCGAGACCTACCTCAAAGCCGCGATCGACCGCGGCCACGTGCGGGCCCGGGCGTATCTCAACGTGGTGCGTTCGGGCGGGGAATGA